One uncultured Jannaschia sp. DNA segment encodes these proteins:
- a CDS encoding winged helix DNA-binding protein: protein MSRLEKFQPRHTPDFMSGYLDALTLVERLHRLLLDVIKDEFERLNILEINAVQGLLLFNIGDNEVTAGELKTRGYYQGSNVSYNLKKLVEMGYMHHQRCEIDRRAVRVRLTARGREVRDAVAALFSRHADGIRHTGVLSDAGLIEIVGTLRRVERYWGEQIRYIY from the coding sequence ATGAGCCGACTCGAGAAGTTCCAGCCGCGCCACACGCCGGATTTCATGTCCGGCTATCTCGATGCCCTGACCCTGGTGGAGCGGCTGCATCGCCTGCTTCTCGATGTCATCAAGGACGAGTTCGAACGCCTCAACATTCTCGAGATCAATGCGGTGCAGGGGCTTTTGCTGTTCAACATCGGCGACAATGAGGTCACGGCGGGCGAGCTGAAGACGCGCGGCTACTATCAGGGCTCGAATGTCAGCTACAATCTCAAGAAGCTGGTCGAGATGGGCTACATGCACCACCAGCGCTGCGAGATCGACCGGCGCGCCGTCCGCGTCCGGCTGACCGCCCGCGGCCGAGAGGTGCGGGACGCGGTGGCCGCGCTCTTCTCGCGCCATGCCGACGGCATTCGCCACACCGGTGTCCTGTCGGATGCGGGCCTGATCGAGATCGTGGGGACGCTGAGGCGCGTCGAGCGCTACTGGGGGGAACAAATCCGCTATATCTACTAG
- a CDS encoding malonyl-CoA synthase, which produces MNPLYDRLFGRHASRDAPFLHLSDGRAISHRDFGHMAGRMANALAARGLVPGDRVAAQIDKSPEALALYAACARAGLVFLPLNTAYTADEVGYFVTDSGARLFVCDPGRAGEMAEVAKAAGATLATLSGDGRGSLAEDAASAPSEFATVARGGSDLAAFLYTSGTTGRSKGAMLSQDNLLSNAETLAEAWRFTEGDVLLHALPIFHTHGLFVATNVTLVAGGAMIFLPKFDAGEMIAQLPRATAMMGVPTFYTRLLAEPRFDRDLVAHMRLFVSGSAPLLSETHRAFTERTGHRILERYGMTETNMNTSNPYEGERRAGTVGQPLPGVELRIMDGGVEVAPGETGTIEVRGPNVFQGYWNMPEKTAEELRPDGWFITGDLGTRSEDGYVTIVGRGKDLIISGGFNIYPKEVELLLDDQPGVLESAVVGVPHPDFGESPVAVLVPAPGAAPDVDAIRAAVKDGLARFKHPARYEVVDELPRNTMGKVQKNVLRDRYAGAFG; this is translated from the coding sequence ATGAACCCGCTCTACGACAGGCTGTTCGGTCGCCACGCGTCCCGAGACGCACCGTTCCTCCACCTGTCCGACGGGCGCGCGATCAGCCATCGCGACTTCGGTCACATGGCGGGACGGATGGCCAACGCCCTGGCGGCGCGCGGGCTGGTGCCCGGCGACCGGGTGGCGGCCCAGATCGACAAGTCGCCCGAGGCGCTGGCGCTCTATGCCGCCTGCGCGCGGGCGGGGCTGGTCTTCCTGCCGCTCAACACGGCCTACACCGCGGACGAGGTGGGATATTTCGTCACCGATTCCGGGGCGCGGCTGTTCGTCTGCGATCCGGGCCGGGCGGGCGAGATGGCCGAAGTGGCCAAGGCCGCGGGCGCAACGTTGGCGACCCTGTCGGGCGACGGGCGCGGCAGCCTGGCCGAGGACGCCGCCTCGGCCCCGTCGGAGTTCGCGACCGTGGCGCGAGGGGGCTCGGACCTGGCGGCGTTTCTCTACACCTCGGGGACGACGGGGCGCTCGAAGGGCGCGATGCTGAGCCAGGACAACCTTCTGTCCAACGCCGAGACGCTGGCCGAGGCGTGGCGATTCACCGAAGGCGATGTTCTTCTGCACGCCCTGCCGATCTTTCACACCCACGGGCTGTTCGTCGCGACCAACGTGACGCTGGTGGCGGGGGGCGCGATGATCTTCCTGCCGAAGTTCGATGCGGGCGAGATGATCGCGCAACTGCCGCGCGCGACGGCGATGATGGGGGTGCCGACGTTCTACACCCGCCTCTTGGCGGAGCCGCGCTTCGACCGCGATCTCGTGGCGCATATGCGGCTCTTCGTGTCCGGCTCGGCCCCCCTCCTGTCCGAGACGCACCGCGCCTTTACCGAACGCACCGGGCATCGCATCCTCGAGCGCTACGGCATGACCGAGACGAACATGAACACCTCGAACCCCTACGAGGGCGAGCGACGCGCGGGGACCGTGGGCCAGCCCCTGCCGGGCGTGGAGCTGCGCATCATGGACGGCGGAGTCGAGGTCGCGCCCGGCGAGACCGGGACCATCGAGGTGCGCGGGCCGAACGTCTTCCAGGGCTACTGGAACATGCCCGAGAAGACCGCCGAGGAGCTGCGCCCCGACGGCTGGTTCATCACCGGCGATCTCGGGACGCGGTCCGAGGACGGCTACGTCACGATCGTCGGGCGCGGGAAGGACCTCATCATCTCGGGCGGGTTCAATATCTATCCCAAGGAGGTCGAACTGTTGCTCGACGACCAGCCGGGCGTTCTCGAAAGCGCGGTCGTGGGCGTGCCGCATCCCGATTTCGGCGAGAGCCCCGTGGCCGTCCTGGTGCCCGCGCCGGGGGCCGCGCCGGATGTCGACGCGATCCGCGCGGCGGTGAAGGACGGGTTGGCGCGGTTCAAGCATCCCGCCCGCTACGAGGTCGTGGACGAGCTGCCGCGCAACACCATGGGCAAGGTGCAAAAGAACGTGCTGCGCGACCGCTATGCCGGTGCGTTCGGCTGA
- a CDS encoding malonyl-CoA decarboxylase, whose protein sequence is MRLGGLLGRVLDRPLSLGRTAPDSRPLDALCRALLDEAGEATGLSLTRTILDRYDALDDAGRLEFFGMLARDMDVDAGEVRGTLDAYADAPGRASYRAFARAAEPARQEFIRRLNRAPGATARLVRMRADLLRLGDLDGVLGALDLDFRHLFASWFNRGFLLLLPVDWRSPALILEKIIAYEAVHDIDGWDDLRRRLQPPDRRCFAFFHPAMPDEPLIFVEVALTRGVPGSIQTLLADDRAPIEAEDADTAVFYSISNCQAGLAGISFGNSLIKQVVADLSADLAGLSTFVTLSPIPGLMNWLTEGTRSADTTDPETVRRLAALYLLDAKRGQGPRDPVARFHLGNGAQVHAIHAGADTSQKGMRQSAGAMVNYLYDPARLAQNHEGLANRGAIAASGPVKALAAAARRQS, encoded by the coding sequence ATGCGGCTGGGCGGCCTTCTGGGACGGGTCCTCGACCGGCCGCTATCGCTGGGACGGACCGCGCCCGACAGCCGTCCGCTGGACGCGCTCTGCCGCGCGCTGCTGGATGAGGCGGGCGAGGCGACGGGCCTGTCGCTCACGCGCACGATCCTCGACCGCTACGACGCGCTGGACGATGCCGGGCGGTTGGAGTTCTTCGGGATGCTGGCGCGGGACATGGATGTCGACGCGGGCGAGGTGCGCGGCACGCTCGACGCCTATGCGGACGCGCCCGGCCGGGCCAGCTACCGCGCCTTCGCCCGCGCCGCCGAGCCCGCCCGGCAGGAGTTCATCCGCCGCCTGAACCGGGCGCCCGGTGCGACGGCGCGGCTGGTGCGGATGCGGGCCGACCTCTTGCGGCTAGGCGATCTGGACGGGGTGCTCGGCGCGCTCGACCTCGATTTCCGGCACCTCTTCGCGTCGTGGTTCAACCGGGGATTCCTGCTGCTGTTGCCCGTCGATTGGCGAAGCCCTGCGCTGATCCTCGAGAAGATCATCGCCTACGAGGCCGTTCACGACATCGACGGTTGGGACGATCTGCGCCGACGCCTTCAGCCGCCCGACCGGCGCTGTTTCGCGTTCTTCCATCCGGCCATGCCCGACGAGCCGCTGATCTTCGTCGAGGTCGCGCTGACGCGGGGCGTGCCCGGCTCGATCCAGACGCTGCTGGCCGATGACCGCGCGCCGATCGAGGCCGAGGACGCGGATACCGCGGTCTTCTACTCGATCTCGAACTGCCAGGCGGGGCTGGCGGGGATCTCGTTCGGCAACTCGCTGATCAAGCAGGTGGTGGCGGACCTCTCGGCCGATCTGGCGGGACTGTCGACCTTCGTGACACTGTCGCCGATCCCCGGCCTGATGAATTGGCTGACCGAGGGCACCCGGAGCGCCGACACCACCGATCCCGAGACGGTGCGGCGGCTGGCGGCGCTCTATCTGCTGGACGCCAAGCGGGGGCAGGGGCCGCGCGACCCGGTGGCGCGCTTCCATCTGGGCAACGGCGCGCAGGTCCACGCGATCCATGCCGGGGCCGACACCTCTCAGAAGGGGATGCGGCAATCCGCGGGCGCGATGGTCAACTACCTTTACGACCCCGCCCGGCTGGCCCAGAACCACGAGGGGCTGGCCAATCGCGGCGCGATCGCCGCCAGCGGGCCCGTGAAGGCGCTGGCCGCCGCCGCCCGCCGCCAGAGCTGA
- the dctP gene encoding TRAP transporter substrate-binding protein DctP yields MKLALTATVAAFALTGAVTAAELRMSHQWSTGDIRHQVAEMVAEGVAAADVDLEIKIFPSASLFKAREQYQPLSRGQLDMTVLPLSYAGGVQPSYNLTLMPGLVKNHDHAARLNESAFMAAIEEKMAEDDVMALVHGYLAGGFAGKDSCITSPDDMEGKQTRAAGKAFEQMLAGAGASIASMASSEIYNAMQTGVLDAANTSSSSFVSYRIYEQVACYTPAGDYALWFMYQPLLINKSTFEGLTPEQQAALTEASAAAEAFYLEEAKKEDAESRRVFEEAGVEIADMTAEEFEAWRALATETSYKAFVEETPGGQELLDLALSVD; encoded by the coding sequence ATGAAACTCGCACTCACGGCCACCGTGGCCGCCTTCGCGTTGACCGGTGCCGTCACGGCCGCCGAACTGCGCATGTCGCATCAATGGTCGACCGGCGATATCCGCCACCAGGTGGCCGAGATGGTGGCCGAAGGCGTCGCCGCCGCCGATGTCGACCTGGAGATCAAGATCTTCCCGTCCGCCTCGCTCTTCAAGGCGCGCGAGCAGTACCAGCCGCTGAGCCGGGGCCAGCTCGACATGACGGTGCTGCCGCTGAGCTATGCGGGCGGCGTCCAGCCGTCCTACAACCTCACGCTGATGCCCGGCCTCGTGAAGAACCACGACCACGCCGCGCGCCTCAACGAGAGCGCGTTCATGGCCGCGATCGAGGAGAAGATGGCCGAAGACGACGTGATGGCGCTGGTCCACGGCTATCTCGCGGGTGGCTTCGCGGGCAAGGATTCCTGCATCACCTCGCCGGACGACATGGAAGGCAAGCAGACCCGCGCCGCCGGCAAGGCGTTCGAGCAGATGCTGGCAGGGGCGGGCGCTTCGATTGCCTCGATGGCCTCGTCCGAGATCTACAACGCCATGCAGACGGGCGTGCTGGACGCGGCGAATACTTCGTCCTCGTCCTTCGTCAGCTACCGCATCTACGAGCAGGTCGCCTGCTACACGCCTGCGGGCGACTACGCGCTGTGGTTCATGTATCAGCCGCTTCTGATCAACAAATCGACCTTCGAGGGGCTCACCCCCGAGCAGCAGGCGGCGTTGACCGAAGCCTCCGCCGCCGCCGAGGCCTTCTACCTGGAAGAGGCCAAGAAGGAGGACGCCGAATCCCGTCGCGTCTTCGAGGAGGCGGGTGTCGAGATCGCCGACATGACCGCCGAGGAGTTCGAGGCCTGGCGCGCGCTGGCGACCGAGACGTCCTACAAGGCCTTCGTCGAGGAGACGCCCGGCGGGCAGGAGCTGCTTGACCTGGCGCTCAGCGTCGACTGA
- a CDS encoding TRAP transporter large permease, producing MDPLVLGLLVALATIFVLFSGVSVAIGLLIVSGGFLMLFDGLRSLELMPEIMFGKLDNFALLAIPMFIIMGSSIASTRAGADLYEALERWMTRVPGGLVISNLGACALFSAMSGSSPATCAAIGKMGIPEMRKRGYPDGVAAGSIAAGGTLGILIPPSVTMIVYGIATETSIGRLFLAGVIPGLLLVGLFMAWSLYSTWRSGDVNLLTPRVYTWRQKVEILPRVLPFLAIIVGVLYAMYGGIATPSETAAVGALLCLLIAMVIYRLWSPAKLWDVLRDSTRESVMILFIIAAAGVFSYMLSSLFITQSIAEWIGTLEVNRWVLMGAVNVFLLIAGFFLPPVAVILMAAPILLPIILTAGFDPIWFAVILTINMEIGLISPPVGLNLYVINGIAPDIPLKTILMGSLPFVACMVVAIILLCIFPGLATWLPTAVMG from the coding sequence ATGGATCCGCTCGTTCTCGGACTGCTCGTCGCCCTCGCCACGATCTTCGTCCTCTTCTCCGGCGTCTCGGTCGCCATCGGCCTGCTGATCGTCTCGGGGGGCTTCCTGATGCTGTTCGACGGCCTCCGCTCGCTGGAGCTGATGCCCGAGATCATGTTCGGCAAGCTCGACAATTTCGCCCTGCTGGCGATCCCGATGTTCATCATCATGGGGTCGTCCATCGCCTCGACCCGCGCGGGCGCCGATCTCTACGAGGCGCTGGAGCGCTGGATGACGCGGGTGCCCGGCGGCCTCGTGATCTCGAACCTCGGGGCCTGTGCGCTCTTCTCGGCGATGTCCGGGTCCAGCCCCGCGACCTGCGCGGCCATCGGCAAGATGGGCATCCCCGAGATGCGCAAGCGGGGCTATCCCGACGGCGTGGCCGCAGGCTCGATCGCGGCGGGCGGCACGCTGGGCATCCTGATCCCGCCCTCGGTGACGATGATTGTCTACGGCATCGCGACCGAGACCTCGATCGGGCGGCTGTTCCTCGCGGGCGTGATCCCCGGCCTTCTGCTCGTCGGTCTCTTCATGGCGTGGTCGCTCTACTCGACCTGGCGGTCGGGAGACGTGAACCTCTTGACCCCGCGCGTCTACACCTGGCGCCAGAAGGTCGAGATCCTGCCCCGCGTCCTGCCATTTCTCGCGATCATCGTGGGCGTGCTTTACGCGATGTATGGCGGCATCGCGACGCCATCCGAGACGGCGGCCGTGGGCGCGCTGCTCTGTCTTCTGATCGCGATGGTGATCTACCGGCTGTGGTCGCCCGCGAAGCTCTGGGACGTGCTGCGCGACTCGACGCGGGAATCGGTGATGATCCTCTTCATCATCGCGGCGGCGGGCGTCTTTTCATACATGCTGTCCTCGCTCTTCATCACGCAGAGCATTGCGGAGTGGATCGGTACGCTCGAGGTGAACCGCTGGGTCCTGATGGGCGCGGTGAACGTGTTCCTGCTGATCGCGGGGTTCTTCCTGCCGCCGGTCGCGGTGATCCTGATGGCGGCGCCGATCCTGCTGCCGATCATCCTGACGGCCGGGTTCGACCCGATCTGGTTCGCGGTGATCCTGACGATCAACATGGAGATCGGCCTGATCTCGCCCCCCGTCGGCCTGAACCTCTACGTCATCAACGGCATCGCGCCCGACATTCCGCTCAAGACGATCCTGATGGGCTCGCTGCCCTTCGTGGCCTGCATGGTGGTCGCCATCATCCTTCTGTGCATCTTTCCCGGCCTCGCGACATGGCTGCCGACGGCGGTGATGGGGTGA
- a CDS encoding PQQ-dependent sugar dehydrogenase produces MRHTALTIAFVALPLAATAQGFTYGERNTDFPPAFPEQFRAELVSSDVSLKTELLAGGLVHPWGIATLPEGGGWLVTERPGRLRHLGTNGTLSDPISGTPEVVAARQGGLLDVMLAPDFADSRMIYVTYAKPVDGGSATAAARMMLAEDLASVSGVEDIFVQTPASQNPMHFGSRAVFLEDGTVAITTGEHFSDEERPFAQDLDKTYGKVIRVNADGSTPDDNPFVGQDGAIDTIWSLGHRNIQGAAVDASGTLWTIEHGPAGGDELNRPEAGLNYGWPVISYGERYGFTGGGPIGSGEAVQDGMEQPVYFWDPVIAPGGMAFHAGETFADWNGDILASSLKPGGVVRLSLDADGMVVEEERLLRDIGRVRDIEVQPDGSFIILTDFENGSVFHVTPE; encoded by the coding sequence ATGCGCCATACCGCCCTTACAATCGCTTTCGTCGCCCTGCCCCTCGCTGCCACTGCGCAGGGGTTCACCTATGGCGAGCGGAACACCGATTTCCCGCCCGCCTTCCCCGAGCAGTTCCGTGCCGAGCTCGTCTCCTCCGACGTCTCGCTGAAGACCGAGCTCCTCGCCGGCGGGCTGGTGCATCCCTGGGGCATTGCGACGCTGCCGGAGGGTGGTGGCTGGCTCGTGACCGAACGACCGGGCCGCCTGCGCCACCTTGGGACCAACGGCACGCTGTCGGATCCGATCTCCGGTACGCCCGAGGTCGTCGCCGCGCGTCAGGGCGGTCTTCTGGACGTCATGCTGGCCCCCGATTTCGCGGACAGCCGGATGATCTACGTCACCTACGCCAAGCCCGTGGATGGCGGCTCGGCGACCGCGGCCGCCCGCATGATGCTCGCCGAAGACCTCGCATCGGTCTCGGGTGTCGAGGATATCTTCGTCCAGACCCCCGCCAGCCAGAACCCGATGCATTTCGGCAGCCGCGCCGTCTTCCTCGAAGACGGCACCGTGGCCATCACCACGGGCGAGCATTTCTCCGACGAGGAGCGGCCCTTCGCGCAGGATCTCGACAAGACCTACGGCAAGGTCATCCGCGTCAATGCCGACGGCAGCACGCCGGACGACAATCCCTTCGTCGGCCAGGACGGCGCGATCGACACGATCTGGTCGCTGGGCCACCGCAACATCCAGGGGGCGGCCGTCGACGCGAGCGGTACGCTCTGGACCATCGAGCACGGTCCCGCCGGCGGCGACGAGCTGAACCGCCCCGAGGCTGGTTTGAACTACGGCTGGCCGGTCATCTCCTACGGCGAGCGCTACGGCTTCACAGGCGGCGGCCCGATCGGATCGGGCGAGGCCGTGCAGGACGGCATGGAGCAGCCGGTCTATTTCTGGGACCCGGTCATCGCGCCCGGCGGCATGGCCTTCCACGCGGGCGAGACCTTCGCCGACTGGAACGGCGACATCCTCGCCTCTTCGCTGAAGCCCGGCGGCGTCGTCCGCCTGTCTCTCGACGCCGACGGGATGGTGGTCGAGGAGGAACGCCTCCTGCGCGACATCGGCCGCGTCCGCGATATCGAGGTCCAGCCCGACGGCAGCTTCATCATCCTGACCGATTTCGAGAACGGCAGCGTCTTCCACGTCACGCCGGAATAA
- the tig gene encoding trigger factor: MQVTETLNDGLKRGYTITVPAADLDAKVNEKLTEAQPTIEMKGFRKGKVPMALLRKQFGERLMGEAMQETVDGAMAGHFETSGDRPAMQPSVVMTNEDWKPGDDVEITMTYEALPEVPDVDFSGVKIDRLVVEPADADIDEALESLAKTAKTFVTKKGKAAKGDQVVMDFVGKVDGEAFEGGSAEDFALELGSGQFIPGFEEKLIGVKAGEEAAVEVTFPEEYQAEHLAGKAAVFDCTIKEVKKPGEAKIDDEMAKTFGAESLDALKGQISERLGAEYQGAARQVVKRQLLDQLDGLVTFELPPSLVEAEAGQIAHQLWHEENPEVEGHDHEKVEPTDEHVKLAERRVRLGLLLAELGQKEEVQVSDAEMTQAIMNQARQYPGQEREFFQYIQQNAQAQQQVRAPLFEDKVIDLILERAKVTDKTVTKEELQAEVEKLEDA, translated from the coding sequence ATGCAGGTGACCGAGACCCTGAACGACGGCCTCAAGCGCGGCTACACCATCACGGTCCCCGCCGCCGATCTCGACGCCAAGGTCAACGAGAAACTGACCGAGGCGCAGCCCACGATCGAGATGAAGGGCTTCCGCAAGGGCAAGGTCCCGATGGCCCTCCTGCGCAAACAGTTCGGCGAGCGCCTGATGGGCGAGGCCATGCAGGAGACCGTCGACGGCGCGATGGCCGGTCATTTCGAGACGTCGGGCGACCGCCCCGCCATGCAGCCCAGCGTTGTGATGACCAACGAAGACTGGAAGCCGGGCGACGATGTCGAGATCACCATGACCTACGAGGCGCTGCCCGAGGTGCCGGATGTCGACTTCTCGGGCGTGAAGATCGACCGCCTGGTGGTCGAGCCCGCCGATGCCGATATCGACGAGGCGCTGGAAAGCCTGGCCAAGACCGCCAAGACCTTCGTCACCAAGAAGGGCAAGGCCGCCAAGGGCGACCAGGTCGTGATGGATTTCGTCGGCAAGGTCGATGGCGAGGCCTTCGAGGGCGGCTCGGCCGAGGATTTCGCGCTAGAGCTCGGCTCGGGCCAGTTCATCCCCGGCTTCGAGGAGAAGCTGATCGGCGTGAAGGCCGGTGAGGAGGCCGCCGTCGAGGTGACCTTCCCCGAGGAATACCAGGCCGAGCATCTGGCCGGTAAGGCCGCCGTGTTCGACTGCACGATCAAGGAAGTGAAGAAGCCCGGCGAGGCGAAGATCGATGACGAGATGGCCAAGACCTTCGGCGCCGAAAGCCTCGACGCCCTGAAGGGTCAGATCTCCGAGCGTCTGGGTGCCGAGTACCAGGGTGCCGCGCGTCAGGTCGTGAAGCGCCAGCTTCTCGACCAGCTCGACGGTCTGGTGACCTTCGAGCTGCCGCCGAGCCTCGTCGAGGCAGAGGCGGGCCAGATCGCGCACCAGCTCTGGCACGAGGAAAACCCCGAAGTCGAAGGCCACGATCATGAGAAGGTCGAGCCGACCGACGAGCACGTCAAGCTGGCGGAACGCCGCGTCCGCCTTGGTCTTCTGCTGGCCGAGCTGGGTCAGAAGGAAGAGGTTCAGGTCTCCGACGCCGAAATGACGCAGGCCATCATGAACCAGGCGCGCCAGTATCCCGGTCAGGAGCGCGAGTTCTTCCAGTATATTCAGCAGAACGCCCAGGCGCAGCAGCAGGTCCGCGCCCCGCTCTTCGAGGACAAGGTCATCGACCTGATCCTCGAGCGCGCGAAGGTCACCGACAAGACGGTGACCAAGGAAGAGCTGCAGGCCGAGGTCGAGAAGCTCGAAGACGCGTAA
- a CDS encoding GntR family transcriptional regulator, which produces MDGATPTHTRADRVTRDLEQAIFDGDYVDGDRLDEVQVAARFGVSRTPVREAFQRLSQSGLVEQLPRRGVFVREPGPVELMEMFEVMAELEATCARLAAARATDAAIADLGAANDACRAAVDRRDADEFYDHNATFHDLIRQQSGNTFLAAETERLNRRLRPFRRIQLHVRGRLAQAMREHEAILAALTDGDAAAAADLMRAHVAVQGEKFRYLINSLRRAR; this is translated from the coding sequence ATGGACGGCGCAACCCCCACCCATACCCGCGCGGATCGCGTGACACGCGACCTCGAGCAGGCGATCTTCGACGGTGACTACGTCGATGGCGACCGGCTGGACGAGGTGCAGGTCGCGGCGCGGTTCGGCGTCTCGCGCACCCCGGTCCGCGAGGCGTTCCAGCGCCTGTCCCAATCCGGTCTCGTCGAGCAACTGCCGCGCCGCGGCGTCTTCGTGCGCGAGCCGGGCCCCGTCGAGTTGATGGAGATGTTCGAGGTCATGGCCGAGCTCGAGGCGACCTGCGCCCGCCTTGCCGCCGCGCGCGCCACCGATGCCGCCATCGCCGACCTGGGGGCCGCGAACGACGCCTGCCGGGCTGCCGTCGACCGCCGCGACGCCGACGAGTTCTACGACCACAATGCCACCTTCCACGACCTCATCCGGCAGCAATCGGGCAACACCTTCCTCGCCGCCGAGACCGAGCGCCTGAACCGCCGCCTGCGCCCGTTCCGTCGCATCCAGCTCCATGTCCGGGGCCGTCTGGCGCAGGCCATGCGCGAGCACGAGGCGATCCTCGCCGCCCTGACCGACGGCGACGCCGCGGCCGCCGCCGACCTGATGCGCGCCCATGTCGCCGTGCAGGGCGAGAAATTCCGCTATCTGATCAATTCGCTGCGCCGCGCGCGCTGA
- a CDS encoding TRAP transporter small permease → MAGQTTAQAARDGGNPFLRIVAWISTLAGWVSAAMIVAAVAITCQMIFVRFVLNGSTVWQTEAVIYLMIAATLVGLPYVQRLRGHVNVDLIPLALKPPMRRVLAIVTLSVSALVIGVMLFYAYEFWHLAWSRGWKSDTVWGVRLWIPYLSLVVGLGLLLLQLLADLLAVILRIDAPFGLED, encoded by the coding sequence ATGGCCGGCCAGACCACAGCACAGGCCGCCCGCGACGGCGGCAACCCGTTCCTGCGCATCGTCGCCTGGATCAGCACGCTCGCCGGTTGGGTTTCGGCGGCGATGATCGTCGCCGCGGTCGCCATCACCTGCCAGATGATCTTCGTGCGCTTCGTCCTGAACGGCTCCACCGTCTGGCAGACCGAGGCGGTCATCTACCTGATGATCGCGGCGACGCTGGTGGGGCTTCCCTACGTTCAACGCCTGCGGGGGCATGTGAATGTCGACCTGATCCCGCTGGCCCTGAAGCCGCCGATGCGGCGGGTGCTGGCCATCGTGACGCTCTCGGTCTCGGCGCTCGTGATCGGCGTGATGCTCTTTTACGCCTACGAATTCTGGCATCTGGCGTGGTCGCGGGGCTGGAAGTCGGACACGGTCTGGGGCGTCCGGCTCTGGATCCCGTACCTGTCGCTGGTCGTGGGCCTGGGGCTCCTTCTGCTCCAGCTTCTGGCCGACCTTCTGGCCGTGATCCTGCGGATCGACGCGCCCTTCGGACTGGAGGACTGA